A portion of the Thermosediminibacter oceani DSM 16646 genome contains these proteins:
- the thiT gene encoding energy-coupled thiamine transporter ThiT — translation MRRQNLSAFIEGALMIGIATILSFFKVFQAPYGGSVTLGSMVPIILYSVRHGASRGFFAGTVYGLLQLMIEPFIVHPVQVILDYPLAFGMLGFAGLFGRRIYLGIPVGILGRFLSHLLSGVIFFYSYAPEGMSPLVYSVLYNGGYLLPELVISLLVLRFVLYRFIRKDEGCGVSD, via the coding sequence ATGAGAAGACAGAATCTATCTGCATTTATCGAAGGCGCACTGATGATCGGGATTGCTACAATATTGAGTTTCTTCAAGGTCTTTCAGGCCCCTTACGGCGGCTCTGTTACCCTAGGAAGTATGGTGCCCATCATCCTCTACTCGGTACGGCATGGAGCTTCCAGAGGATTTTTTGCGGGAACGGTATACGGTCTTTTGCAGCTAATGATAGAACCCTTTATCGTCCATCCTGTGCAGGTAATTTTAGACTACCCGCTTGCATTCGGAATGCTGGGCTTTGCAGGGCTGTTTGGAAGAAGGATTTATCTCGGTATACCCGTGGGCATTTTAGGCCGGTTTTTGTCGCACCTTCTTTCAGGTGTAATCTTCTTTTACTCCTACGCTCCCGAGGGTATGAGTCCCCTTGTCTACTCGGTGCTTTACAACGGCGGTTACCTGTTGCCCGAACTAGTCATAAGCCTTCTTGTATTGAGATTTGTGCTTTACCGCTTTATTCGTAAGGATGAAGGCTGCGGCGTTTCTGATTGA
- a CDS encoding V-type ATPase subunit, with the protein MDRITRFAAVNTKIRAMERNFLQDQHYAEMLRKRSIAELAGYLRENTPYRKLLDDINTDKLSRATLERILRRNMVKNLDKLLYFFRGNYKEFLKALYLKYEIEDLKNLARDIYNSSETGLIDRPYAFIGRYSNVPSDKVLKAETLRDLIMALEGSEFDDYVKPLLDGKRENLFHLEMALDTAYFSILKKRSEKLENGDRKILEKWEGMVSDLYNLQWIYRGKKFYMLSPEELLNYTIDMGDRISFLKRRELCYSINLDELDSMAGELGYGFLFKKDETGDIYMERRINRFLFYRLKALLRRSPMSIIQAIAYALFLEFEIKDIISITECIRYNLSPEESGRFLIRAV; encoded by the coding sequence ATGGACAGGATAACTCGATTTGCCGCCGTCAACACGAAGATAAGAGCAATGGAACGCAATTTTTTGCAAGACCAGCATTACGCCGAGATGCTTCGGAAAAGGTCTATCGCAGAGCTTGCCGGTTATCTTAGAGAAAATACTCCCTACCGTAAGCTGTTGGACGATATAAACACCGATAAGTTGAGCAGGGCTACCCTCGAAAGAATCCTTCGACGCAATATGGTGAAAAATCTCGATAAACTGCTTTATTTTTTTAGAGGGAATTATAAGGAATTTTTGAAGGCGCTGTACCTGAAGTATGAAATCGAGGATTTGAAAAATCTGGCAAGAGACATATATAACAGCTCCGAAACTGGCCTGATTGACAGGCCTTATGCGTTTATAGGCAGGTACAGCAATGTACCCTCCGATAAGGTGCTTAAGGCAGAGACTTTAAGAGATCTCATAATGGCTTTGGAGGGGTCCGAATTTGACGATTACGTAAAGCCCCTGCTTGACGGAAAAAGGGAAAATCTCTTTCATCTGGAAATGGCCCTGGATACGGCTTACTTCAGCATTTTAAAGAAGAGGTCAGAAAAGCTTGAAAATGGAGATAGAAAAATTCTAGAAAAATGGGAGGGGATGGTATCGGATTTATATAATCTTCAATGGATATACAGGGGCAAGAAATTTTACATGCTGTCCCCGGAGGAGTTGCTCAATTACACTATAGACATGGGGGACCGCATCAGCTTTTTAAAGCGCAGGGAACTGTGCTATTCTATAAATCTCGACGAACTAGATAGTATGGCCGGGGAGCTGGGGTACGGCTTCCTTTTCAAAAAAGACGAAACCGGTGACATATACATGGAAAGGAGAATAAATAGATTTTTGTTCTACAGACTTAAGGCTTTATTACGACGTTCTCCCATGAGCATAATACAGGCTATCGCTTATGCATTGTTTCTGGAGTTCGAAATAAAAGACATTATCTCGATAACCGAATGCATTAGATACAACCTTTCACCCGAGGAATCCGGGAGGTTCTTGATAAGGGCGGTATAA
- a CDS encoding V-type ATP synthase subunit I: protein MAIEKMKMMGIIGKIPQMNRILRLIILNGSMHVINSISRISSSDFVLPPNEKNIEALEDLPYIKPYTLRRDFSREEEVVNNLLGIFNLKPAVIPEYMGQDYEFDDFMKQIFEIYSEIHSLAESINQRKRSIEEKKTYINNLRYLEKYKFNVEQLEKMNFLTFKLLKLTKENYLKLKKNYENIPAVVLKIKDEGKNVVVASITPKSLEETVERIFTSLNFVELPLPDSFNGTPATVIKQLEAGINEDMNAIDSMTKSIENYREKYTVEVEKAYARLAMEKKVEEVKTNLATGKHLFFMFGFVPESCVVRLKEELEATFGNDIIIIVEDVQKRTPGITPPTKLRNLPIIRPFEEMVKMYGVPAYNEKDPTLFFALSYLLLFGAMFGDVGQGLVLLIAGLLLRYLKARTALGGILSSIGLSSTVFGLLYGSVFGSEEIIPALLVRPMANINLMLAGAVVLGAILIILGFIYSIMNSYIERNLEEGMFGRNGVTGLAFYVLLLYAAYRYAVGIGGLSPYLSLSLVALIILMVFKQPLAGKITGAEKLYRQLPGDYYVEEGFGALETLLSAMSNTISFIRVGAFALNHAGLYIAFATMAEMTNSGIGSFFLLVLGNAVIIGLEGLIVFIQALRLEYYELFSKYFKGDGVEYEPVKIKKAISRKIAFRQKRFAKRSIGMNYAI from the coding sequence ATGGCTATTGAGAAAATGAAGATGATGGGGATAATAGGCAAAATCCCCCAAATGAACAGGATCCTGCGACTAATTATATTAAACGGTAGCATGCATGTAATCAACTCCATCTCCAGGATAAGCTCTAGCGATTTCGTCTTACCTCCCAATGAAAAAAATATAGAGGCTTTAGAAGATCTTCCTTATATTAAACCGTATACATTGCGGAGGGACTTTTCCCGGGAGGAAGAGGTTGTAAACAACCTCCTGGGCATTTTCAATTTAAAGCCCGCCGTAATACCCGAGTACATGGGGCAGGATTACGAATTTGACGATTTTATGAAGCAAATTTTCGAAATCTATTCTGAGATACACTCCTTAGCCGAGAGTATAAACCAGAGAAAAAGGTCTATAGAAGAAAAAAAGACTTATATAAACAATCTGAGGTACCTCGAAAAGTACAAATTTAATGTGGAACAACTGGAAAAAATGAATTTCCTGACCTTCAAGCTGCTTAAACTCACGAAGGAAAACTACCTCAAGCTCAAAAAGAATTACGAAAATATACCGGCGGTGGTCTTAAAAATTAAGGATGAAGGCAAAAACGTGGTGGTAGCCTCTATAACACCGAAAAGCCTTGAAGAAACCGTAGAAAGGATTTTTACTTCCCTCAATTTTGTAGAGCTTCCTCTTCCCGATAGTTTCAACGGGACACCGGCCACCGTCATAAAACAGCTGGAAGCCGGTATAAATGAAGATATGAACGCCATTGATTCCATGACAAAGTCCATAGAAAATTACAGGGAAAAATACACGGTCGAAGTTGAAAAGGCTTACGCCCGGCTTGCAATGGAAAAGAAGGTTGAGGAGGTTAAAACCAATCTCGCTACGGGTAAGCACCTGTTTTTTATGTTCGGATTCGTTCCGGAAAGCTGCGTAGTCCGCCTTAAAGAAGAACTCGAAGCTACCTTCGGGAATGACATTATAATAATCGTCGAAGATGTACAAAAAAGAACGCCGGGCATAACGCCGCCTACGAAATTGAGGAATCTTCCCATTATCAGGCCTTTTGAAGAAATGGTAAAAATGTACGGAGTGCCTGCTTACAACGAGAAGGACCCGACTTTATTTTTTGCGCTAAGTTATCTCCTGCTCTTCGGAGCCATGTTCGGAGACGTGGGTCAGGGCCTCGTGCTGTTAATCGCCGGGCTCTTGCTTAGATATCTGAAGGCAAGAACCGCCCTCGGCGGGATCCTGAGCAGTATCGGTTTAAGTTCCACAGTCTTCGGCCTTCTCTACGGCAGCGTGTTTGGGTCGGAGGAGATAATTCCGGCCCTCCTGGTAAGGCCGATGGCCAATATTAACCTCATGCTGGCGGGGGCTGTCGTTCTGGGTGCTATATTGATAATCCTTGGGTTTATTTACAGCATAATGAATTCATATATTGAAAGGAACCTCGAGGAAGGTATGTTCGGCAGAAACGGGGTAACAGGCCTCGCATTCTACGTCCTGCTTTTATATGCAGCTTACAGATATGCTGTTGGAATAGGCGGCCTTTCACCGTACCTTTCGCTTTCCCTGGTTGCACTTATCATCCTGATGGTGTTTAAGCAGCCGCTGGCCGGCAAAATAACGGGAGCTGAGAAGCTCTACAGACAATTACCGGGGGATTATTACGTAGAGGAAGGGTTTGGTGCTCTCGAAACCCTACTTTCCGCAATGTCCAATACCATTTCCTTCATCCGGGTGGGTGCCTTTGCTCTAAATCATGCCGGCCTTTATATAGCTTTTGCCACTATGGCCGAAATGACAAATTCCGGAATCGGAAGCTTTTTCCTCCTGGTACTTGGCAATGCTGTGATAATAGGTCTGGAAGGGTTGATAGTTTTCATACAGGCTTTGAGACTGGAATATTACGAGCTATTCAGCAAGTATTTCAAGGGAGATGGTGTAGAGTATGAGCCCGTAAAAATCAAAAAAGCGATTTCAAGAAAAATTGCTTTCCGGCAAAAGCGTTTCGCAAAGCGTTCTATTGGCATGAATTATGCAATATAA
- a CDS encoding ATP synthase subunit C — translation MYTVVFLAMIISVLTVAAGIYYRLDGAKARKVLRWSVGFYALLIAAFLTFIMPAEVRAAGSDNPSGGLAFIAAALSTGLATIGAGYAVGAVGSSALGAVSEDPKILGKTLIYVGLAEGIAIYGLIVSIMILGSL, via the coding sequence ATGTACACAGTGGTTTTTCTTGCAATGATCATTTCTGTTTTAACCGTTGCTGCAGGTATTTACTACAGGCTCGATGGGGCTAAAGCCCGAAAGGTGTTGAGGTGGAGTGTAGGTTTTTACGCGCTCTTAATTGCGGCTTTTCTCACGTTTATAATGCCTGCCGAGGTCAGAGCGGCCGGTTCGGATAACCCATCGGGCGGCCTAGCCTTTATAGCAGCAGCGCTCTCCACCGGCCTTGCTACAATAGGTGCGGGTTATGCGGTGGGAGCTGTGGGTTCATCGGCATTGGGAGCAGTGTCCGAAGACCCGAAAATCCTCGGTAAGACGCTCATTTATGTGGGTCTTGCCGAAGGTATAGCTATCTACGGCCTTATTGTTTCCATCATGATCCTGGGCAGCTTATGA
- a CDS encoding V-type ATP synthase subunit F, which translates to MKAFVLSDNADTLTGMRLAGIDGKVLHEREEVLRELTEIYSKKDIGLVIITEGLAEKVKDQLNRLKLRKGLPIIIEVPDRHGSRRPPDFLTRYIKESVGIKI; encoded by the coding sequence ATGAAGGCTTTTGTCTTGAGCGACAATGCTGATACGTTAACCGGTATGAGGCTGGCGGGGATTGATGGGAAGGTATTACACGAGAGAGAAGAAGTGCTGAGAGAATTAACGGAGATTTACTCCAAAAAAGATATTGGTCTTGTCATAATAACCGAGGGGTTGGCAGAAAAAGTAAAGGATCAGCTGAACCGGCTTAAACTCAGAAAAGGCCTTCCCATAATAATCGAGGTTCCCGACAGGCATGGCAGCCGCCGCCCGCCGGACTTCCTAACCCGTTATATCAAGGAATCCGTTGGAATTAAGATTTGA
- a CDS encoding V-type ATP synthase subunit E, translating to MSTTIDDKISLFTKVIFERLEHEYSEKYQKLVDRYEAQKAALSEEFKKKMEEKVSEAAREANVKREQMVSRARADAHFEVLRKREELLERLLNEVRDKIKKFLNTPGYMEFLKKMLVQVTSRFPKGEKIIYIFTPTDLGKYEQVIRSIISDLKPPGEFEIVSGDDSMIGGVVARSESGRIEVDLSVDTLVEENRSVLARLLYNHLSGEV from the coding sequence ATGTCAACGACCATAGATGATAAAATATCCCTCTTTACAAAGGTCATTTTCGAAAGACTGGAACACGAATACAGCGAAAAATACCAGAAGCTTGTGGACCGTTACGAAGCTCAAAAAGCGGCTTTATCGGAGGAATTTAAGAAAAAAATGGAGGAAAAAGTATCAGAAGCCGCCCGGGAGGCAAATGTAAAAAGAGAACAGATGGTCTCCAGGGCCCGTGCTGACGCTCATTTCGAGGTGCTGAGAAAAAGAGAGGAACTCCTGGAAAGGCTTCTGAATGAAGTAAGGGATAAGATAAAAAAATTTCTCAACACCCCTGGATACATGGAATTTTTGAAAAAGATGCTGGTTCAGGTAACCTCCCGCTTCCCTAAAGGAGAGAAAATAATTTATATCTTTACACCCACCGATCTTGGTAAATACGAACAGGTCATTAGGTCCATTATCTCTGACCTGAAGCCCCCGGGCGAATTTGAAATAGTTTCGGGGGATGACAGCATGATCGGTGGTGTTGTGGCAAGAAGCGAAAGCGGCAGGATAGAGGTGGACCTCTCTGTTGATACTCTCGTAGAAGAGAATCGCAGTGTACTTGCTCGACTCCTCTATAATCATCTTAGCGGGGAGGTGTAA
- a CDS encoding V-type ATP synthase subunit A: METGRIIYINGPVVRASGMKGFTMREMVLVGEKKLIGEVISLDKEVATIQVYEETSGLRAGEPVTGTGKPLSVKLGPGILGNIFDGIERPLSHIYKEESGFIPPGIGLISLDEEKLWDVEILIREGDHLKEGDVFARVQETSMIVHRIMVPPGLHGRVVWAKESGRYTINDTLALLENEGKTFELKMCQEWPVREPRPVAKRMPIGKLLVTGQRVIDTFFPLAKGGTAAIPGGFGTGKTITQHQLAKWSDADIIVYIGCGERGNEMTEVLEDFPKLQDPRTGKPLMDRTVLIANTSNMPVAAREASIYTGITIAEYFRDMGYNVALMADSTSRWAEALREIAGRLEEMPAEEGYPAYLASRLAQFYERAGYFKNLNGSEGSITIIGAVSPAGGDFSEPVTQATKRVVGAFLALDKELAYARHFPSINWLLSYSGYVKMLEDWFSDNVAPDLLELRAKMLGLLREENKLMDIVKLVGEDVLPDDQRLVLEIARVLKMAYLQQNAYHKEDSYVPLDRQYTMLKVIDRLYERALSSVKKGIPIAKVKNEKIFNDVIMMKYTLNFDELIKQIDEYFDSLESMYKEGVFYEG; this comes from the coding sequence GTGGAGACAGGGAGAATAATTTACATCAACGGACCCGTTGTCAGAGCTTCCGGTATGAAAGGCTTCACAATGAGAGAGATGGTACTGGTAGGCGAAAAAAAGCTCATCGGTGAGGTCATATCTCTGGATAAAGAAGTGGCCACGATCCAAGTGTACGAAGAGACTTCCGGTCTCCGTGCGGGAGAGCCGGTAACCGGTACCGGAAAGCCCCTGTCGGTGAAGCTTGGGCCGGGCATTTTGGGCAATATATTTGACGGCATCGAAAGACCGCTTTCGCACATTTACAAAGAAGAATCAGGCTTTATACCGCCGGGGATAGGACTCATATCCCTCGACGAAGAAAAACTCTGGGATGTGGAAATTCTTATCCGCGAAGGGGATCACCTGAAGGAAGGCGATGTATTCGCCCGGGTGCAGGAGACCTCCATGATAGTCCACCGGATAATGGTACCCCCCGGGTTACACGGTCGGGTAGTATGGGCGAAAGAAAGCGGAAGGTACACCATAAACGACACCCTGGCCCTCCTTGAAAACGAAGGAAAGACCTTTGAGCTCAAAATGTGCCAGGAGTGGCCTGTCAGAGAGCCCAGGCCGGTGGCAAAGCGGATGCCTATCGGGAAACTCCTGGTGACCGGGCAGAGGGTTATAGATACGTTTTTCCCCCTGGCAAAGGGAGGAACCGCCGCCATTCCGGGCGGTTTCGGCACCGGCAAAACTATAACCCAACACCAGCTGGCCAAGTGGAGCGATGCCGACATTATCGTATATATAGGTTGCGGTGAACGGGGCAACGAAATGACCGAAGTGCTGGAGGATTTCCCTAAATTGCAGGACCCCAGAACCGGCAAACCTCTTATGGACAGGACAGTGCTTATAGCCAACACATCAAACATGCCCGTTGCTGCCCGCGAGGCATCAATATATACCGGTATAACTATAGCTGAATATTTCAGGGATATGGGATACAACGTAGCATTAATGGCCGACTCTACATCGCGCTGGGCGGAGGCTCTGAGAGAGATCGCCGGAAGGCTGGAAGAAATGCCTGCCGAGGAGGGTTACCCTGCATATCTTGCGTCAAGGCTGGCCCAGTTTTACGAGCGGGCCGGCTATTTTAAAAATCTCAACGGCAGCGAAGGGTCCATTACGATTATAGGCGCCGTTTCCCCCGCCGGCGGCGATTTTTCGGAGCCCGTCACCCAGGCTACTAAAAGGGTTGTGGGGGCTTTTCTGGCTCTGGACAAAGAGCTGGCCTATGCGCGGCATTTCCCGTCTATAAACTGGCTTTTATCATACAGCGGCTATGTAAAGATGCTGGAGGATTGGTTCTCGGACAACGTAGCTCCCGACTTACTCGAACTCAGGGCGAAGATGCTCGGCCTTCTCCGCGAAGAAAATAAGCTGATGGATATAGTCAAACTGGTTGGCGAGGATGTACTTCCCGACGATCAGAGGCTGGTGCTTGAAATAGCCAGGGTGCTGAAGATGGCTTATTTACAGCAGAATGCCTACCATAAGGAAGACTCCTACGTGCCCCTTGACAGGCAGTACACAATGCTGAAAGTTATCGACAGACTTTACGAAAGGGCTTTATCTTCGGTTAAAAAAGGTATTCCCATTGCCAAGGTTAAAAACGAGAAGATCTTTAATGATGTCATTATGATGAAGTATACTCTGAATTTCGATGAGCTCATTAAACAGATAGACGAGTATTTCGACAGCCTCGAGAGCATGTACAAAGAAGGTGTGTTTTATGAAGGTTAA
- a CDS encoding V-type ATP synthase subunit B, with amino-acid sequence MKVKYLKLEKVEGPLVIMEDVGEVAYDEIVEIEIPGRGTRMGKVVEISGSKVIIQVFEGTSGISLDKVSVSFTGSPMRITLSRDILGRIFNGIAKPIDGAGEIYSENTYDVNGRPINPVARLYPRNFIRTGISAIDGLITLIRGQKLPIFSGDGLPHNELAAQIVRQAGISGEESGKFAVVFAAMGIKHDEADFFVRSFEEAGVMDRVVMFVNLADDPVVERIITPRCALTAAEYLAFECDMHVLVIMTDMTSYCDALREISSAREEVPSRKGYPGYMYSDLASLYERAGILRGSGGSITQIPILTMPNDDITHPIPDLTGYITEGQIVLSRALYQLGIYPPIDVLPSLSRLMKDGIGSEYTREDHPDLANQIFAAYSRVQEVRALAQVIGEEELSETDKCYMEFGRRFERVFLTQKFDENRSIEQTLDIMWDLLKVLPASEITRIDPALVNKYLRK; translated from the coding sequence ATGAAGGTTAAGTATCTGAAGCTGGAAAAGGTTGAGGGCCCACTCGTAATAATGGAAGATGTCGGAGAAGTCGCTTACGACGAAATTGTAGAAATAGAAATCCCGGGGCGCGGAACCCGCATGGGTAAGGTTGTGGAAATCAGCGGTAGTAAGGTTATAATCCAGGTGTTTGAGGGAACTTCCGGCATATCCCTCGACAAAGTGAGCGTCAGTTTTACCGGTAGCCCCATGAGAATCACCCTCTCCAGGGATATCCTGGGCCGGATTTTCAACGGAATTGCAAAACCCATTGACGGTGCCGGAGAGATTTACTCCGAAAATACGTACGACGTAAACGGCAGGCCTATAAATCCCGTAGCCAGGCTCTACCCGAGGAATTTTATTAGAACGGGAATTTCCGCCATCGACGGGCTTATCACCCTCATCCGCGGGCAAAAGCTTCCGATATTTTCCGGTGACGGCCTGCCCCACAACGAGCTGGCAGCCCAGATAGTCCGGCAGGCGGGTATATCGGGAGAGGAATCCGGGAAGTTTGCGGTCGTTTTTGCCGCCATGGGGATAAAGCACGACGAAGCTGATTTTTTTGTGAGGAGTTTCGAAGAAGCCGGTGTAATGGATCGGGTAGTGATGTTCGTCAACCTGGCCGACGATCCGGTAGTGGAAAGGATCATAACCCCCCGGTGCGCTCTCACCGCGGCAGAATATTTGGCCTTTGAGTGCGACATGCACGTGCTGGTCATTATGACCGATATGACCAGCTACTGCGATGCCCTGAGGGAGATATCTTCCGCCCGGGAAGAAGTACCGTCGCGAAAAGGTTATCCCGGATACATGTACTCGGACCTGGCCAGCCTTTACGAGAGAGCGGGAATTCTAAGGGGGTCCGGCGGCAGCATAACCCAGATCCCCATACTCACCATGCCAAACGACGACATAACCCACCCCATCCCGGACCTGACCGGATATATAACAGAAGGGCAAATAGTGCTTTCCAGAGCCCTATACCAGCTGGGCATTTATCCTCCTATCGACGTGCTCCCGTCTCTCTCCAGGCTCATGAAGGACGGTATCGGCAGTGAGTACACCCGGGAGGATCACCCGGACCTGGCAAACCAGATATTTGCCGCTTATTCCAGGGTGCAGGAAGTCAGAGCCCTGGCTCAGGTTATAGGAGAAGAGGAGCTGTCCGAAACCGATAAATGCTATATGGAATTCGGTCGCAGATTTGAAAGAGTTTTCCTGACTCAGAAATTCGACGAAAACAGAAGCATAGAGCAGACTCTAGACATCATGTGGGATCTACTAAAAGTGCTGCCCGCATCTGAAATTACCAGGATCGACCCGGCTCTTGTAAATAAATACCTTAGGAAGTGA